One genomic segment of Virgibacillus doumboii includes these proteins:
- a CDS encoding DinB family protein, translating into MTKEMILSLFDRRSQEMDAIKGLTAEQASWQPAKEGHSIWQIVNHLIFWNSRMLNQFQGKAQSETNVDNDATFEMPEDTSDAVWQKTIEQIYSLFREMQETVSQLDDSRFDELAGDERTSLKVVLGEDIAMHDSYHIGQILYIRKLQGITR; encoded by the coding sequence ATGACAAAAGAGATGATCCTTTCGTTATTTGACCGTCGATCACAAGAAATGGATGCCATTAAAGGTTTGACAGCTGAACAAGCATCCTGGCAACCAGCGAAAGAGGGACATTCCATCTGGCAAATAGTAAACCATCTGATTTTTTGGAATTCACGCATGCTTAATCAATTCCAAGGAAAAGCCCAATCTGAAACAAATGTTGATAATGATGCTACCTTTGAAATGCCCGAAGACACGAGTGATGCAGTTTGGCAGAAAACAATTGAACAAATTTATTCGCTTTTTAGGGAAATGCAGGAGACTGTCTCACAATTAGATGATTCCCGGTTTGATGAACTAGCAGGTGATGAAAGAACTTCACTTAAGGTAGTTCTAGGTGAGGATATAGCAATGCATGATTCATATCATATAGGACAAATCCTATACATTCGGAAGCTTCAGGGGATCACAAGGTAA
- a CDS encoding DUF3231 family protein: MNERNIPLTSAEIGSLWTGYMNDSMSKCILGFMLEHIQDADIKSVVQHAYDLSSNHLDTLTAIFENEQFTIPNGFTEQDVNMNAPWLFSDIFCLVYVNHMAKAGMLMYGGFVSMSYRDDVCNYFVQALNETSNLYKQSLETGLSKGIVSRHPYIDVPKETDYVDSKKYLSGLNPFNDKRPLNAVEISHLYQNVLTNSIGMHLCIAFAQTSPSKDVQNFMLRGKDISKKHLKIFADTLMKDNIESAQTNVYLSDSTTQTFSDKLVMFHMDLLVSTGMGNYSTAASASQRSDLMINYERLSFEVARLAKSGADIMIKHNWLEQPPGVKDSKKLAKNKQKG; encoded by the coding sequence GTGAATGAAAGGAATATCCCCCTAACATCCGCAGAAATTGGTTCTCTTTGGACTGGGTATATGAATGACAGCATGTCGAAATGTATTTTGGGTTTTATGCTGGAGCACATTCAAGATGCAGATATAAAATCTGTTGTACAGCATGCCTATGATCTTTCGTCTAACCATTTGGACACATTAACAGCTATTTTTGAAAATGAACAATTCACCATTCCAAATGGGTTTACCGAACAAGATGTGAATATGAACGCACCGTGGCTTTTTTCAGACATATTTTGTTTGGTGTATGTGAATCATATGGCGAAGGCGGGAATGTTAATGTACGGCGGTTTTGTTTCGATGAGTTACCGGGATGATGTATGTAACTACTTTGTACAGGCGTTAAATGAAACCAGTAACCTTTATAAACAATCACTCGAAACTGGTCTTTCCAAGGGGATAGTTTCCAGACACCCGTATATTGACGTTCCCAAAGAAACAGACTATGTTGACAGTAAAAAGTATTTAAGTGGCTTAAACCCTTTCAATGATAAACGTCCATTAAATGCTGTTGAGATTTCTCATTTGTATCAGAACGTCCTAACAAATTCAATAGGAATGCACTTATGCATTGCATTTGCTCAAACATCACCATCAAAAGATGTACAGAATTTCATGCTTCGTGGAAAAGACATCTCAAAAAAGCATTTGAAAATTTTTGCAGATACACTTATGAAAGATAATATTGAATCTGCACAGACGAATGTATATTTAAGTGACTCCACAACTCAGACTTTTTCAGATAAATTAGTGATGTTTCACATGGATTTGCTTGTATCTACGGGAATGGGGAATTATTCTACTGCAGCATCTGCAAGCCAACGAAGTGATTTGATGATTAATTATGAGCGATTATCATTTGAAGTTGCTCGGCTTGCCAAAAGCGGAGCAGACATCATGATTAAACACAATTGGCTGGAACAACCACCTGGAGTAAAGGATTCTAAAAAATTAGCGAAGAACAAACAAAAAGGATGA
- a CDS encoding type II toxin-antitoxin system RelE family toxin: protein MYELRIDKQAAKYLKKLDKPNRKRIMDALTELVENPFADTSVARMKGYTSTFRKRVGDFRIIFEVNQGHLIVLF from the coding sequence ATGTATGAGCTGAGGATTGATAAACAAGCGGCCAAGTACCTTAAAAAGTTGGATAAACCAAATCGAAAGCGAATAATGGACGCCTTGACGGAATTAGTAGAAAATCCTTTTGCAGATACAAGCGTGGCACGGATGAAAGGTTATACGAGCACGTTCCGGAAGCGTGTTGGCGACTTCCGTATCATTTTTGAAGTCAATCAAGGTCATCTTATTGTGCTTTTTTGA
- a CDS encoding DinB family protein, whose translation MDVKTLLLQQWASCLDEQDWFPPLEKVLEDITFEQAIWKPADGEMNSIWELVCHLLFYEKRYLMRFLGETENEPQAEVNEDTFRLPTETLENWNKTKQEYFYVHRELGKILARSEHEDLYRQIPGEDNSLVLELKSLAMHDAYHIGQIVFLSKMQGAWPGKRSL comes from the coding sequence ATGGATGTAAAGACACTTTTGTTACAACAATGGGCAAGCTGCTTAGATGAACAAGACTGGTTTCCACCGCTTGAAAAAGTGCTAGAGGATATTACGTTTGAACAGGCCATCTGGAAACCAGCTGACGGGGAAATGAATTCCATTTGGGAATTAGTTTGTCATTTACTTTTCTATGAAAAGAGATATCTGATGCGATTTCTTGGTGAAACAGAGAATGAACCCCAGGCAGAAGTAAATGAAGATACATTTCGATTACCAACTGAGACATTAGAAAATTGGAATAAAACAAAACAAGAATACTTTTATGTTCATCGTGAGCTTGGAAAAATACTAGCAAGATCAGAACATGAAGATTTGTATAGACAGATCCCAGGAGAAGATAATTCATTAGTGCTTGAACTGAAGAGTTTAGCAATGCACGACGCATATCATATTGGGCAAATTGTATTCCTTAGTAAAATGCAAGGAGCATGGCCAGGGAAACGAAGCCTTTAA
- a CDS encoding DinB family protein: MYTTEDLINDFENFNFYVESLKLMEETLFFEPIAEGKWSTAEIISHISFWDKYIREETLPLMKLNAVIESIDFDTLNKQAANHALSGVSQQHLLGKQLEERTQLVFDLRKKNEEDFFATFSLNGEEVDQYSGYPHSIFNYIAGFIWHDSHHKQQIDGFLKEKGEELKK; the protein is encoded by the coding sequence ATGTACACAACAGAAGATCTAATAAATGACTTTGAGAATTTCAACTTCTATGTGGAATCTTTAAAATTAATGGAAGAAACCCTTTTCTTTGAGCCAATTGCTGAAGGGAAATGGTCTACGGCTGAGATTATCAGTCATATATCATTTTGGGATAAATACATACGTGAAGAAACGTTGCCGCTAATGAAATTAAATGCTGTTATTGAAAGTATTGATTTTGACACACTAAACAAACAAGCAGCAAATCACGCATTATCCGGGGTTTCTCAACAACATTTACTTGGTAAACAATTGGAAGAAAGAACGCAGCTTGTATTTGATTTAAGGAAAAAGAATGAGGAAGACTTTTTTGCTACATTTTCACTGAATGGGGAAGAAGTTGATCAGTATTCAGGCTATCCGCATTCAATTTTTAATTATATAGCGGGGTTTATATGGCATGACAGTCATCATAAGCAACAAATTGATGGGTTTTTGAAAGAAAAAGGTGAGGAATTGAAAAAATAA